The DNA region ATAAACAAAGCATCCATATGATCCTCATTCGTAGCTTTAATTTTGTCTGAATCATTTATGTTTAGCCTCCCAATGAAATGAAAAGACAATAAAATGAGAGTATAACAAAATCTATGGACAACTTTAagaaatatatgattaatattttttaattaacattattaactttttaaaataataattatatttaattatatataaatttgtaacattttttttttgtttacagagaaaatataaaaataaaaaaaatcaaataaaaaaaagtaattttattattattatttaaattagaaaattaaatatagttaaatataaataagtatttagttataaattattattattatagtttaaaTCTTGTTTTTGGATCGCTTGTCATATATgcttatgttttatttgtttcttcttcttatgtTTATGGTTTGATTATTGTAATAAGCTTACGGTTGAATATAACAATATTTGTGTAAAAAATCATATTAGAGGTCTTAGCTAAAACATCTTATtcttgtatatattaaaattcatctcatttttttttaattaatttataaacttatgaGTAAATAAAGTTGgtcagttattatatttaatttatgtttttgaagAGCTGGccatgaaaattaaattaaaaattaaaccctaaaccttaaagCACACAATTGGATTTGTAGTAAAACAGGGAAAATGACTTAATATATAAAGTACAGAATTTGATCACTCTGAAAACATTGGGATGgaaatacaaaatttttaagATATCTGCGAAAACACAATCTTGACATAATATAAGCGCTTCATACCTTTCCATATATGTAGGCGTCAAAATTATTCTTCAGCTCTTTGTCCTCATTATCTAGCAATTCCATTTTTCTTTTAGCATTAACAAGGGCTTCTTTTGAAAGAGACATTTCTGGCCCCATTGTTTTCTCAGTAATATAGAAATTCCGCAGTTAAAGTTGAGGGTAAGATACAAGCAACAACATGTTTGTCTAGAATGTCCTTCAATTTTCCAAAGAAAAAACTACCTTAAATTTCTCCTTCAAATTTACTGTATTCCTGTTCATAAAAATGTCCTTATAGGACTCCAGAATGAGCTTCTAGGTACCTTTACCGTATTTATCAACTTTAGAGCATCATCTTTTGCAGTGCTCCACCTTCTGTAAAAAATTTTACGTTTACCCAAACTCTCTACATTCAAGACCCTCTTTTTCATTGGTGATCCGCTGCTCTTCTTATCAGTAGCAGCAGATGCACCCTCATCTTTGGGGCAACTCGTAAATATTATTCTTTCAGTCTTCTGTATTGCCTCCTTGGGTTCGGAGCAACtcgtaaatattattttttcagtctTCTGTATTGCCTCATTCAAGTCTTTGCAGCTTTGTCtaaaagttttttatatttttcaaacctCGGAGTAGAGGTGAAACCATCTGCAGAAGATTCTGCATGCATCCATTTAGCTGTAGAAATTGGAACCCagtaaataaaacaaacaaataaaaattactgtagtaattttaataattcagaCAAAGTCAGTAAACAAACAAAAGATACTTAATAGTCGTTTAAATAACCCAGACCCAATCCTCAGTAAACAAAGAAATGAATCTAATAAGTTTAGAAAGCATCTCACTAAAGACAATTAAAAGAGAAAGTCCAAGCATCATATAACTCGAGCATGTTCTCTTAATATCTTGCACATACTCGAGAAAATGCTcaagtttttttattcttgcactttcttttttaattgtttttagttGGCTGACTTCTAAACTTATTagattcatttttttgtttactAAGGACTGTATCTgggttattcaaacaattactAAGTATCTTTTGTTTGTTTACTGGCTCTGTCtggattattaaaataactacagtaatttttgtttgtttgtttacttACTATGTTTCAATTTCTACAGCTAAATAGATGCAGAATCTTTTGCAGATGGTTTCACCTACACACCGAGGTTTGAAAAATATAGGAAGTTCTTAGACAAAGCTACAAAAGACTTGAAGGAGACAATACAGAAGACTGAAATAATAATATCTACGAGTTGACCCGAACTCATAGATAAGGGTGCATATGCTGCTATTACTAAGAAGAGCAGCGGATCACCGATGAAGAAGAGAGTTTTGAATGTGGAGAATTTGGGCAACTGTAAAAAACTTTTATAGAAGGTGGAGCACTGCTGAAGAGGATGCTCTTAAATCTGGAGTTGAGAAATACAAAGGTAGCTGAAAACTTATTCTGAATTTCTAAAGGGACATGTTTGAAggataaatagataaatttgtCAAGAGATCCCCTTAAGGTAGTTTCTTTCATTGAAAAAAGAGTCTTTACTTTTTATATAGCTAGATGTGGTGATTGTTATTTTGTATTGGTATTGTGAGTTAAAAAACACATGTTTGGTGCAGGCTTGTCGAAAGTGAATGTCATTCAAGGTAGGGAAAGGCTAGTAGGAAGACGATCGGAACATTCTAGCTAAAGACTGTCAGGAAATTATATTAACAAGTATAATCTCAAAGTATTTGATAGCGTAAAACTAACATTATAAGAGAAGGCGTTGATGGTGCGTAATGATGATTCATTACCACTCAATCTCGTTGAGGGTGTATGCAAACTCAAACGAGTTTAGTAAGTTGATTAgggaatttattaatttcttttcatttttttatagttaGAAAGACTAATTCACTTCTCTTCTAAAGCTTGTttggaattaaataaaaaccaattaaaaagACAGAATGTTACAGTAGTTAATCATATACTATCATTGAACACTGACCAATTGTACCAATTGTTTATGTTCATGGGATTGTTTATACAAATGAATGTTCATTTGTTTATGTTCATAGGATTGTTTATACAAATGAACAAGTGATTGTTCATTTGTTTATGTTCATGGGATTGTTTATACAAATGAACAAGTGAATGTTCATGGATCAATGATCcaaattcctaaaaaaaaattctctcgAGAATTGGTTGAACGACTAAAAGATAATTTGTTAAGCAGAATTTATAGAGATCAATAAACAAAGCATTCATATGATCCTCATCCGTAGCTTTAATTTTGTATGGGTCATTTATGTTTAGTCTCCCAacgaaatgaaaagaaaaatacattACGATGAGAGAGTATATGATCCTCATCCGTAGCTTTAATTTTGTATGGGTCATTTATGTTTAGTCTCCTAacgaaatgaaaagaaaaagacaTTACGATGAGAGAGTATAACAAAATCTGGGACAACGGCCGcccgacgggctcgaacccaggaacttagggttggtatccacctctttttgccgctaggctagaagagaggataataataattatatttaattatatataaatttgtaacatttaaattttttatactgaaattataattttttttgtttacagAGCAAATATAAAAGTTcagaaaatcaaataaaaataagtaa from Impatiens glandulifera chromosome 5, dImpGla2.1, whole genome shotgun sequence includes:
- the LOC124939726 gene encoding heat shock 70 kDa protein 17-like, translating into MGPEMSLSKEALVNAKRKMELLDNEDKELKNNFDAYIYGKVKDWLYTDGEDVSTTEFQKHLDSLKCEVDDFFGV